A single window of Periplaneta americana isolate PAMFEO1 chromosome 14, P.americana_PAMFEO1_priV1, whole genome shotgun sequence DNA harbors:
- the LOC138713684 gene encoding cytochrome P450 4C1-like → MGLEGSPLRHYFLPAEDKWKTLLSLLVAAAICLATSVYCWKKRRLWYIASKIPGPTSLPIIGNLLMFATGSPVECFKIINQLTEKYGPVMRIWGAGKPVVLVTDAESIEKLMTNKKLETRGRYIYKVAKPIFNNGLLLSYGNTWRFHRKIINSSFHANILDGFVHQFSRLSLLLNDNINKVSDGSTFDLYHYSFLCSMDIVAETTMGEVVNVQVSQDHYFTKVILWGLEVVMERFRKPWMLYDWLYYVTQVGKQTKIVMKDVNEKIFDGIKKRKCKFNAGGKQKTDLDDKASVSKKKLCLLDLMIENGTMSMEEIRDEVVTIVSTGSETTATTFCYVLSMLGIHQEVQDRVLEEQKLIFGQDHCRSVCSEDLSQMNYLEQVIKETLRLFPPVPYLFRKVGEDIEVGMGYTIPAGSHSIINAYLTHRNPEYYPDPGSFVPERFSAENSIGRHPHVFIPFGGGRRLCVGYRYAMLELKTMLSTVLRRFRVVHTPGGMKELEDNLEAGLVVKPARGFPIQMLPRDL, encoded by the exons ATGGGGCTCGAAGGCTCGCCACTTCGCCATTATTTCCTGCCTGCAGAAGACAAATGGAAGACATTACTATCATTGCTTGTGGCCGCAGCAATCTGTTTAGCGACCAGTGTGTACTGCTGGAAGAAGAGGAGACTTTGGTACATCGCATCCAAAATTCCTGGACCAACATCCCTCCCGATAATAGGAAACCTGCTGATGTTTGCCACCGGATCTCCAGTTGaatgtttcaaaataataaatCAGCTTACTGAAAAGTATGGTCCAGTAATGAGAATCTGGGGAGCTGGAAAACCCGTTGTTTTGGTTACAGATGCTGAGAGTATAGAAAAATTAATGACAAATAAGAAATTGGAGACTAGAGGTAGATATATTTATAAAGTAGCAAAACCTATATTTAATAATGGATTACTTTTGTCTTATGGGAACACGTGGCGTTTCCATAGAAAGATAATTAATTCCTCATTTCATGCTAACATTCTTGACGGCTTCGTTCACCAGTTTTCCAGACTTTCATTGCTTTTAAACGATAATATAAATAAAGTTTCAGACGGTTCTACGTTTGACTTGTACCATTATTCATTTCTCTGTTCTATGGACATTGTAGCAGAAACAACAATGGGGGAAGTCGTAAATGTTCAAGTTTCTCAAGACCATTACTTCACTAAAGTAATTCTATGGGGTCTGGAAGTAGTTATGGAGAGATTTCGAAAACCGTGGATGCTTTATGATTGGCTCTACTATGTAACTCAAGTTGGTAAACAAACGAAAATTGTTATGAAAGATGTGAACGAGAAAATTTTTGACGGAATTAAAAAGAGGAAATGTAAGTTCAATGCTGGCGGTAAGCAGAAGACTGATCTAGACGACAAGGCATCTGTTTCTAAGAAGAAATTATGCTTATTGGATCTGATGATAGAAAACGGGACGATGAGTATGGAAGAAATTCGCGACGAAGTGGTGACTATTGTATCTACGGGTTCTGAGACGACTGCAACGACGTTTTGCTACGTGCTGTCAATGTTGGGAATACACCAAGAGGTGCAAGACAGAGTTCTggaggaacagaagttaatttTCGGTCAAGATCACTGCAGATCTGTTTGCAGCGAAGATTTATCTCAGATGAATTATCTGGAACAG GTGATAAAAGAGACTCTTCGCCTCTTTCCACCCGTGCCATACCTATTCCGTAAGGTAGGAGAAGACATAGAAGTGGGAATGGGGTACACGATACCGGCCGGATCACACTCCATTATCAACGCTTATCTCACACACAGAAACCCTGAGTATTACCCCGATCCTGGGTCATTCGTCCCGGAGCGATTTTCTGCCGAGAACAGCATCGGCCGACATCCTCACGTGTTCATCCCTTTCGGAGGAGGACGCCGGTTGTGCGTGGGCTACAGATACGCCATGCTGGAGCTGAAGACGATGCTGTCCACTGTGCTGCGACGATTTCGCGTCGTTCACACGCCCGGCGGCATGAAAGAGCTAGAGGACAACCTGGAGGCGGGGTTGGTGGTCAAACCTGCCAGAGGATTTCCCATTCAAATGCTGCCTAGGGATTTGTAG